GCGGCCTTGCTCATCGCGGTGACGCCGCTGTGGTTTGCGCTGTTGGAATGGTTGCGCCCCAAAGGCACGCGTCCGTGCGCGCAGACGCTGCTCGGAATTTTGGTCGGGTTTTTCGGCATGGTCCTGCTCGTGGGCGGCCGCTCCGGAACCCACCACGGAGCGATCGATCCGGCCGGCGTGGGCGCGTTGATGTTGGCCAGCCTCTTTTGGGCCGGCGGCTCGCTTTACGTGCGCTACACGCCGAAACCGGATTCGGCGCTCATGGGCGTCGCGTTGCAGATGATCATGGGGGGAGCTTTGCTCACGGTGATGGGTTTCTTCGCGGGAGAAATGGGGCGGTTCCATATTACAGAGATTTCGGCGCGCTCGGCGGCCGGGTATCTGTTTCTGGTTTTCATCGGCTCGATGCTGGGATTCACGTCGTATAGCTGGTTGTTGAAAGTCAGCACCCCGGCGCGGCTCTCGACGTATGCCTACGTCAACCCGGTCGTGGCGGTTTTCCTGGGATGGTCCATTGGTGGGGAGCAATTGACGCCCAGAATGCTCGTGGCCGCGGCGGTCGTCATTCTGGGCGTGATCATTATCACCACTCCAGGCATCTTCCCAGCGAAGCCGGCTTCTGGTGCGGTGAACGGA
This sequence is a window from Verrucomicrobiota bacterium. Protein-coding genes within it:
- a CDS encoding EamA family transporter, yielding MEPQAQRPESFFAIVTVSKTRKRAQGKPRLSTRREPCGRSCRNCLRYRALPKGASRFACRHSPRNHQQLGGHCLFPLPPNNLCRGRASVSMSVYSVHGTKDKQPPRSLIIAAFAAVYIIWGATYLAIRYAVETIPPFLMGGTRFLLAGAIFYVWLRLSGTPRPEAIHWKNAAIAGALLLGIGNGGLNWAEQRVSSSVAALLIAVTPLWFALLEWLRPKGTRPCAQTLLGILVGFFGMVLLVGGRSGTHHGAIDPAGVGALMLASLFWAGGSLYVRYTPKPDSALMGVALQMIMGGALLTVMGFFAGEMGRFHITEISARSAAGYLFLVFIGSMLGFTSYSWLLKVSTPARLSTYAYVNPVVAVFLGWSIGGEQLTPRMLVAAAVVILGVIIITTPGIFPAKPASGAVNGKGAVLPECQ